A portion of the Rhinolophus sinicus isolate RSC01 linkage group LG03, ASM3656204v1, whole genome shotgun sequence genome contains these proteins:
- the CCNDBP1 gene encoding cyclin-D1-binding protein 1: protein MAGAGAPAAAISTLTPPLEQLRLLAGELRLLLPGVRVGEARETTKEFNRKTFWRRLNEAAVKVSREATTMTEVFSRLPLPLPSSQETQRFCEQVRAAIKAIIAVYYSLPKDQGTTLRKLVRSATVDIVDGMAQLVEVLCVPPAQRPENNDLISYNSVWVACRQVPRIPRDNKAAALLMLTKSVDLVKDAHEEVEQAVEECDPYHGLLNDIEDNSDNHGDVWGGPNNQDLYWSEDDQELMIPCLALVRTSKACLKEIQISVAENGKKDQVAQLDDIVDISDEISPSVDDLVLSIYPPMCHLTVRLNSAKLVSVLKKALEITKASHVTPQPEDSLIPLLINAIDHCMNRIKELTQNELEL, encoded by the exons ATGGCGGGCGCAGGTGCACCTGCAGCCGCGATCTCTACCCTGACTCCGCCTTTGGAGCAGCTCCGGCTTTTAGCCGGGGAGCTGCGGTTGCTGTTGCCCGGAGTGCGGG TCGGCGAAGCCCGGGAGACCACCAAGGAGTTCAATCGGAAGACGTTTTGGAGAAGACTCA atGAGGCAGCTGTGAAAGTGTCAAGGGAAGCCACGACTATGACCGAGGTCTTCTCTAGACTTCCACTGCCACTGCCGTCCTCACAG GAAACCCAGAGGTTCTGTGAACAGGTCCGTGCTGCCATCAAGGCAATTATTGCAGTATACTACTCACTGCCCAAGGATCAGG GAACCACCCTGAGAAAGCTGGTTCGGAGTGCCACTGTGGACATCGTCGATGGCATGGCTCAGCTTGTGGAAGTGCTTTGCGTCCCTCCAGCTCAGAG GCCCGAGAACAATGACCTTATTTCCTATAACAGCGTCTGGGTTGCATGCAGGCAGGTGCCTCGGATACCAAGAG ATAACAAAGCTGCAGCCCTTTTAATGCTGACAAAGAGTGTGGATTTAGTGAAGGATGCACATGAAGAAGTGGAGCAG GCTGTGGAAGAATGCGACCCTTACCATGGGCTCTTGAATGACATTGAGGACAACTCTGACAATCACGGTGATGTGTGGGGGGGTCCAAACAATCAGGACTTGTATTGGTCAGAGGACGATCAAGAGCTCATGATCCCGTGCCTTGCACTGGTGAGAACATCCAAAGCCTGCCTGAAGGAAATCCAGATCTCAGTGGCAGAGAATGGGAAGAAGGATCAGGTGGCCCAGCTGGATGACATTGTGGATATTTCTGATGAGATCAGCCCTAG tGTGGATGACTTGGTTCTGAGCATATATCCACCTATGTGCCACCTGACTGTGCGACTCAAT tCTGCAAAACTTGTGTCTGTTTTAAAGAAGGCACTTGAAATTACAAA AGCGAGTCATGTGACCCCACAGCCAGAAGATAGTTTGATCCCTTTACTCATCAATGCCATTGATCATTGCATGAACAGAATCAAGGAACTTACTCAGAATGAACTTGAGTTATGA